One window of Cydia strobilella chromosome 10, ilCydStro3.1, whole genome shotgun sequence genomic DNA carries:
- the LOC134744816 gene encoding uncharacterized protein LOC134744816, producing the protein MGQVRVDRLTFHNYPTLYPNVKTYPHCLYITQFIDASKLIGAITGGNLKQILETSSIGKPLINKKVLSSSDRKILTALIVEAEVRKLKENTDPIRKETWDTWTSEIIKLFPGETKGVYYNPFRLVDGKAIQASGLIVNRLITVRRKLNAEIRSRSRSCNSSNSDKSSDSSGDQNKRKKSAVKSSNARVRPFPDTFQTISTNQDSEKDTVQWLKHSSSPRELVETKWNSCLHERMAALQEGDHVSYLSIFPALQCPWGYELLASDFDKIYPEIEGKFDENFPVVKGRLLSLLDEKAQQLTRPDTSIQTVLDLATSGEEQANVATFLAVPLLLKQMHTVPVKGVRKPWNPSRLEVSNAFLSLVPSTSDLQSHFSERKATLQEKKLPVLPYLVAVGACWQDVTQYDLIISEDIRYTFPSICKAVSNTFKILWALDLPYSKDCAPVWMFIQRSIYVMKSKFDTEGTPMLDLLASVSNRHDGAVCNM; encoded by the exons ATGGGTCAGGTTCGCGTTGACAGACTGACTTTTCACAACTACCCCACTTTGTACCCAAATGTCAAAACCTACCCCCATTGTCTATACATAACACAGTTTATAGATGCAAGCAAACTCATAGGGGCTATAACTGGCGGAaatcttaaacaaattttagaGACATCCAGTATTGGGAAACCTCTAAtcaataaaaaagtattatcgTCTAGTGACCGAAAGATACTGACGGCCCTTATTGTTGAGGCTGAGGTGCGGAAATTGAAAGAAAACACTGACCCAATACGAAAAGAAACCTGGGATACGTGGACATCAGAAATTATAAAGCTTTTCCCAGGTGAAACAAAGGGGGTATATTATAATCCTTTTCGTCTTGTTGATGGAAAAGCTATCCAGGCCAGTGGCCTGATAGTGAACCGATTAATAACCGTACGCAGAAAATTAAATGCAGAAATCCGCAGCCGCAGCAGAAGTTGTAACAGCAGTAATAGCGACAAGAGCAGCGACAGCAGCGGAGaccaaaacaagagaaaaaaatctgCTGTCAAATCTTCTAATGCACGGGTTAGACCTTTTCCTGACACCTTTCAAACAATAAGTACCAATCAAGACTCTGAAAAAGATACCGTGCAGTGGTTGAAGCACTCTTCTTCACCGAGAGAATTGGTAGAAACAAAATGGAACAGTTGTCTACATGAACGCATGGCTGCACTGCAAGAAGGCGACCATGTTAGTTATTTGAGCATCTTCCCAGCACTGCAATGTCCTTGGGGCTATGAATTG CTGGCCAGTGACTTTGACAAAATATACCCTGAAATAGAAGGAAAGTTCGACGAAAATTTCCCGGTAGTGAAAGGTCGCCTGCTATCATTACTAGATGAGAAGGCTCAACAGCTAACACGACCTGACACTTCTATTCAAACTGTTTTGGATCTTGCAACTT cGGGGGAGGAACAAGCGAATGTTGCGACTTTTCTGGCAGTTCCCCTGTTGCTGAAACAAATGCACACTGTTCCCGTGAAAGGAGTCAGAAAACCCTGGAACCCGTCTAGATTAGAAGTAAGCAACGCGTTTTTAAGCTTGGTGCCATCTACATCGGACCTTCAAAGCCACTTCAGTGAACGGAAGGCCACATTGcaggaaaaaaaattgcctgttcTTCCATATTTGGTTGCTGTTGGGGCTTGCTGGCAGGATGTTACGCAGTATGATTTAATAATCTCTGAAGACATCAGGTACACGTTTCCCAGCATTTGTAAAGCTGTTTCAAATACTTTTAAGATTCTATGGGCATTAGACTTACCATATTCAAAAGATTGTGCCCCAGTCTGGATGTTTATCCAAAGAAGTATATATGTAATGAAGAGCAAGTTTGACACTGAAGGCACTCCTATGCTAGATTTGCTTGCTTCTGTTTCTAACAGGCACGATGGTGCTGTGTGCAATATGTAA